A genome region from Arachis duranensis cultivar V14167 chromosome 6, aradu.V14167.gnm2.J7QH, whole genome shotgun sequence includes the following:
- the LOC110272521 gene encoding uncharacterized protein LOC110272521 → MAHPCLTRASFRDSWPPQLYKEASKKVGSALLGPTPDMVYKGRVLSSPKKLSHLSYLIDQSFLLLSASSDKLVVGLLRSPIWRAFLALVVTGGSSSSSPTWTSSPLRLLSLPRNQFHAVIAPVDVETEAAGPRLPPRLQQLLGLLRTTWSQSVDRVGALLLEAFNAAIVNGGRKGGIIIQRFHEAINFSPDPMLYNKDNI, encoded by the exons ATGGCGCACCCATGTCTGACCCGCGCATCCTTCCGGGACAGCTGGCCACCACAGCTGTACAAGGAAGCTTCGAAGAAGGTGGGTTCTGCCCTCCTGGGACCCACACCTGACATGGTATATAAGGGAAGGGTCCTATcttcccccaag AAGCTCTCTCATCTCTCATATCTCATTGACCAAAGTTTTCTCCTTCTATCAGCATCATCCGACAAGCTCGTCGTCGGTCTCCTCCGGTCTCCGATCTGGCGTGCCTTCCTCGCCCTCGTCGTCACTGGCGGCAGTAGCAGCAGCTCCCCGACCTGGACGTCGTCGCCGCTCCGTCTCTTGTCGCTGCCTCGCAATCAGTTTCATGCCGTCATTGCGCCCGTCGACGTCGAGACAGAAGCAGCAGGTCCCCGACTTCCTCCTCGCCTTCAACAACTCCTCGGCCTCCTTCGCACAACCTGGTCCCAATCCG TAGATCGAGTAGGTGCTCTTCTCTTGGAAGCTTTTAATGCAGCAATTGTCAATGGTGGGAGGAAAGGAGGAATAATCATTCAAAGATTTCATGAAGCAATAAATTTTTCTCCTGATCCAAT